From one Pseudomonas sp. B21-048 genomic stretch:
- the rnr gene encoding ribonuclease R, producing the protein MADWQSLDPEAAREAEKYENPIPSRELILQHLADRGSPANREQLVEEFGLTTEDQIEALRRRLRAMERDAQLIYTRRGTYAPVDKLDLILGRISGHRDGFGFLVPDDGSDDLFMSPAQMRLVFDGDRALARVSGLDRRGRREGMIVEVVSRAHETIVGRYFEEGGIGFVVADNPKIQQEVLVTPGRNANAQIGQFVEVKITHWPTPRFQPQGDVVEVVGNYMAPGMEIDVALRTYDIPHVWPEAVLKEAAKLKPEVEEKDKEKRIDLRHLPFVTIDGEDARDFDDAVYCEAKPGKLRLFSGGWKLYVAIADVSSYVKIGSALDNESQVRGNSVYFPERVVPMLPEQLSNGLCSLNPHVDRLAMVCEMTISKSGEMTDYCFYEAVIHSHARLTYNKVSAMLETPKATEARKLRGEYTDVVPHLKQLYSLYKVLLAARHVRGAIDFETQETRIIFGSERKIAEIRPTVRNDAHKLIEECMLAANVATAEFLKKHEIPALYRVHDGPPPERLEKLRAFLGELGLSLHKGKDGPSPKDYQALLASIKDRPDFHLIQTVMLRSLSQAVYSADNQGHFGLNYEAYTHFTSPIRRYPDLLTHRAIRSVIHSKMDTPHVRRAGAMIIPKARIYPYDEATLEQLGEQCSMSERRADEATRDVVNWLKCEFMKDRVGESFPGVITAVTGFGLFVELTDIYVEGLVHVTALPGDYYHFDPVHHRLAGERTGRSFRLGDTVEVRVMRVDLDERKIDFEMAEKTISAPIGRKKRGAETAAPAAKTAAEPVPSKTGRRPAKEKAVEAYRSSDAAAKNAELRKSRELKQALLSEAKSGGKAASGGKTGRSAPDKASGGQPAKPSKHRKGPPKAGSAPAARSGGARKPKAKS; encoded by the coding sequence ATGGCCGATTGGCAATCCCTCGATCCCGAGGCCGCTCGTGAAGCGGAAAAATATGAAAACCCTATTCCTAGCCGCGAACTGATCCTTCAGCACCTTGCTGATCGAGGTTCGCCTGCTAACCGCGAGCAGCTGGTCGAAGAGTTTGGTCTGACCACAGAAGACCAGATCGAAGCCCTGCGCCGCCGCTTGCGCGCCATGGAGCGCGATGCTCAACTCATCTATACCCGTCGCGGCACGTATGCGCCGGTGGACAAGCTCGATCTGATCCTGGGCCGCATCAGCGGTCACCGTGACGGTTTTGGCTTCCTGGTCCCGGACGACGGCAGTGACGACCTGTTCATGAGCCCGGCACAAATGCGCCTGGTGTTCGATGGCGACCGTGCCCTGGCCCGCGTTTCCGGCCTCGACCGTCGCGGTCGTCGCGAAGGCATGATCGTTGAAGTGGTGTCTCGTGCCCACGAGACCATCGTCGGTCGTTACTTCGAAGAGGGCGGTATCGGTTTCGTCGTCGCGGACAATCCGAAGATCCAGCAAGAAGTGCTGGTGACGCCCGGCCGCAACGCCAACGCCCAGATCGGTCAGTTCGTCGAAGTGAAGATCACTCATTGGCCGACACCACGCTTCCAGCCGCAAGGCGACGTGGTCGAAGTCGTGGGTAACTACATGGCGCCGGGCATGGAAATCGATGTTGCCCTGCGCACCTACGATATTCCTCACGTCTGGCCTGAAGCGGTGCTCAAGGAAGCTGCCAAGCTCAAGCCTGAAGTCGAAGAGAAGGACAAAGAGAAGCGCATCGACCTGCGTCACCTGCCGTTCGTGACCATCGACGGCGAAGATGCGCGCGACTTCGATGACGCGGTTTACTGCGAAGCCAAGCCGGGCAAGCTGCGCCTGTTCTCCGGTGGCTGGAAGTTGTACGTGGCGATTGCCGACGTTTCCAGCTACGTGAAAATCGGTTCGGCGCTGGATAACGAATCCCAGGTTCGTGGCAACTCGGTGTACTTCCCCGAGCGTGTCGTTCCGATGCTGCCAGAGCAGCTGTCCAACGGCCTGTGTTCGCTGAACCCGCACGTCGATCGTCTGGCCATGGTCTGCGAGATGACCATCTCCAAATCCGGTGAGATGACCGATTATTGCTTCTACGAAGCGGTGATTCACTCTCACGCTCGCCTGACCTACAACAAGGTCAGTGCCATGCTGGAGACGCCGAAAGCCACCGAGGCGCGCAAGCTGCGTGGCGAATACACCGACGTCGTGCCGCACCTCAAGCAGCTGTATTCGCTGTACAAGGTTCTGCTGGCGGCCCGTCACGTACGCGGCGCGATCGATTTCGAAACCCAGGAAACCCGGATCATCTTCGGTTCCGAGCGCAAGATCGCCGAAATTCGTCCGACCGTTCGCAACGACGCCCACAAGCTGATCGAGGAATGCATGCTGGCGGCCAACGTGGCCACTGCCGAATTCCTGAAAAAACACGAAATCCCTGCTTTGTATCGCGTCCACGACGGCCCGCCACCGGAGCGTCTGGAAAAACTGCGCGCCTTCCTTGGCGAGCTCGGCCTGTCCCTGCACAAAGGCAAGGATGGTCCGTCGCCGAAGGATTACCAGGCTTTGCTGGCAAGCATCAAGGACCGTCCGGATTTCCATCTGATCCAGACCGTCATGCTGCGTTCGTTGAGCCAAGCGGTGTACAGCGCCGATAATCAGGGCCACTTCGGCCTGAATTACGAAGCCTATACCCACTTCACTTCACCGATACGCCGCTACCCGGATTTGCTCACGCACCGGGCGATTCGCAGCGTCATCCATTCGAAAATGGACACCCCGCACGTTCGCCGTGCCGGCGCGATGATCATTCCGAAAGCGCGCATCTACCCGTACGACGAAGCGACCCTGGAGCAACTCGGCGAGCAGTGCTCGATGAGCGAGCGCCGTGCCGACGAAGCGACCCGTGACGTGGTGAACTGGCTCAAGTGCGAGTTCATGAAAGACCGCGTGGGCGAATCGTTCCCGGGTGTGATCACTGCCGTGACCGGTTTCGGTCTGTTCGTCGAACTGACCGACATTTACGTCGAGGGTCTGGTGCACGTCACCGCGCTGCCGGGTGATTACTATCACTTCGATCCTGTCCACCACCGCCTCGCCGGTGAGCGTACCGGTCGCAGCTTCCGTCTTGGTGACACCGTTGAAGTGCGCGTCATGCGCGTCGATCTCGACGAGCGCAAGATTGACTTCGAGATGGCTGAAAAAACCATCAGCGCGCCGATCGGCCGCAAAAAACGTGGCGCTGAAACCGCAGCTCCTGCCGCCAAAACCGCCGCAGAGCCGGTACCGTCGAAAACCGGTCGTCGTCCTGCCAAGGAAAAGGCTGTCGAAGCCTATCGCTCGAGCGATGCAGCGGCAAAAAATGCCGAGTTGCGCAAAAGTCGTGAACTGAAACAGGCGTTGCTGTCTGAAGCGAAAAGCGGCGGTAAGGCGGCGTCAGGGGGAAAGACCGGGCGGTCGGCGCCTGACAAGGCCTCCGGCGGCCAGCCAGCCAAACCGAGCAAACACCGTAAAGGCCCGCCAAAAGCGGGTTCCGCTCCAGCCGCCAGAAGCGGCGGGGCGCGCAAACCTAAGGCCAAGTCATGA
- the rlmB gene encoding 23S rRNA (guanosine(2251)-2'-O)-methyltransferase RlmB has product MSQLEKIYGVHAVEALLRHHPKRVKQIWLAEGRSDPRVQTLIALAAENRVAVGQAERRELDAWVEGVHQGVVADVSPSQVWGEAMLDELLDRTEGAPLLLVLDGVTDPHNLGACLRSADAAGALAVIVPKDKSATLTPTVRKVACGAAEVIPLVAVTNLARTLEKLKQRGLWVVGTAGEAEQELYQQDLTGPTILIMGAEGSGMRRLTRDLCDYLVRLPMAGSVSSLNVSVATGVCLFEALRQRGVKAAASRK; this is encoded by the coding sequence ATGAGTCAGTTGGAAAAGATCTATGGCGTGCACGCTGTAGAAGCGTTGTTGCGTCATCACCCGAAACGCGTCAAGCAGATCTGGCTGGCGGAAGGCCGCAGTGATCCGCGGGTGCAGACGCTGATCGCACTCGCTGCCGAAAATCGCGTAGCGGTCGGTCAGGCTGAGCGTCGTGAGCTGGATGCGTGGGTAGAGGGCGTGCACCAGGGCGTGGTCGCGGACGTCAGTCCGAGTCAGGTCTGGGGCGAAGCGATGCTCGACGAATTGCTCGATCGTACCGAAGGCGCGCCGCTATTGCTGGTGCTCGACGGCGTGACTGACCCGCACAACCTCGGCGCTTGCCTGCGTTCGGCCGATGCGGCCGGCGCGCTGGCGGTGATCGTGCCAAAGGACAAGTCAGCGACCCTGACCCCGACGGTACGTAAAGTCGCCTGCGGCGCGGCGGAAGTGATTCCGTTGGTGGCTGTGACCAACCTGGCGCGCACCCTGGAAAAGCTCAAGCAGCGTGGCTTGTGGGTCGTCGGTACGGCGGGCGAGGCCGAGCAGGAGCTGTATCAGCAAGACCTGACCGGCCCGACCATCCTGATCATGGGCGCGGAAGGCAGCGGAATGCGCCGCCTGACTCGCGATCTTTGCGACTACCTGGTGCGTCTGCCGATGGCGGGCAGTGTCAGCAGTCTCAATGTGTCCGTGGCTACTGGAGTGTGCCTGTTCGAGGCCCTGCGCCAGCGCGGCGTCAAAGCCGCCGCTTCGCGGAAGTGA
- the rpsF gene encoding 30S ribosomal protein S6 — MRHYEIIFLVHPDQSEQVGGMVERYTKLIEEDGGKIHRLEDWGRRQLAYAINNVHKAHYVMLNVECTGKALAELEDNFRYNDAVIRNLVIRREEAVTGQSEMLKAEENRSERRERRDRPEHSDAEGVDGDDSDASDNADE; from the coding sequence ATGCGTCATTACGAAATCATCTTTTTGGTCCACCCGGATCAAAGCGAGCAAGTCGGCGGCATGGTTGAGCGTTACACCAAGCTGATCGAAGAAGACGGCGGCAAAATCCACCGTCTGGAAGATTGGGGCCGTCGTCAACTGGCCTACGCAATCAACAATGTTCACAAGGCTCACTACGTGATGCTGAACGTTGAGTGCACTGGCAAGGCCCTGGCCGAGCTGGAAGACAACTTCCGCTACAACGATGCAGTGATCCGTAACCTGGTCATCCGTCGCGAAGAAGCCGTTACCGGCCAATCCGAGATGCTCAAGGCTGAAGAAAACCGCAGTGAGCGCCGTGAGCGTCGCGACCGTCCTGAGCACTCCGACGCCGAAGGCGTTGATGGTGATGACAGCGACGCCAGCGATAACGCTGACGAGTAA
- the rpsR gene encoding 30S ribosomal protein S18, which translates to MARFFRRRKFCRFTAEDVKEIDYKDLNTLKAYVSETGKIVPSRITGTKARYQRQLATAIKRARFLALLAYTDSHGR; encoded by the coding sequence ATGGCACGTTTCTTCCGTCGTCGTAAATTCTGCCGCTTCACCGCTGAAGACGTGAAAGAGATCGATTACAAAGATCTCAACACTCTGAAAGCTTACGTATCCGAGACCGGCAAAATCGTTCCAAGCCGCATCACCGGTACCAAAGCTCGTTATCAGCGTCAGCTGGCCACCGCTATCAAGCGCGCCCGCTTCCTGGCCCTGCTGGCCTACACCGACAGCCACGGCCGCTGA
- the rplI gene encoding 50S ribosomal protein L9 codes for MQLILLEKVTNLGNLGDKVNVKAGYGRNYLLPYGKATAATPANLAAFEERRAELEKAAADRKTSAESRAAQLAELEVTITATAGDEGKLFGSIGTHDIADALTASGVEVAKSEVRLPNGTIRNVGEFDVAVHLHAEVEATVRVVVVAA; via the coding sequence ATGCAACTGATCCTTCTGGAAAAAGTCACCAACCTGGGCAACCTGGGTGACAAAGTGAACGTTAAGGCTGGTTACGGTCGTAACTACCTGCTGCCTTACGGCAAAGCTACCGCTGCGACCCCAGCCAACCTGGCTGCGTTCGAAGAGCGTCGCGCTGAGCTGGAAAAAGCCGCAGCAGACCGTAAAACTTCGGCTGAAAGCCGTGCCGCCCAACTGGCTGAGCTGGAAGTGACTATCACTGCCACCGCTGGTGACGAAGGCAAGCTGTTCGGTTCGATCGGCACCCACGACATCGCTGATGCACTGACCGCCTCTGGCGTTGAAGTTGCAAAAAGCGAAGTTCGTCTGCCGAACGGCACCATCCGCAACGTAGGTGAATTCGACGTAGCCGTGCACCTGCACGCCGAAGTTGAAGCCACCGTACGCGTTGTCGTGGTAGCAGCTTAA
- the dnaB gene encoding replicative DNA helicase, translated as MNDISAPEQYDLQTAALKVPPHSIEAEQAVLGGLMLDNNAWERVLDQVSDGDFYRHDHRLIFRAIAKLADQNSPIDVVTLAEQLDKEGQTSQVGGLGYLGELAKNTPSVANIKAYAQIVRARATLRQLIGIATEIADSAFNPEGRTAEEILDEAERQIFQIAEARPKTGGPVSVNDLLTKAIDRIDTLFNTDNAITGLSTGYTDLDEKTSGLQPSDLIIVAGRPSMGKTTFAMNLVENAVLRSDKCVLVYSLEMPGESLIMRMLSSLGRIDQTKVRAGRLDDDDWPRLTSAVNLLNDRKLFIDDTAGISPSEMRARTRRLVREHGDVALIMIDYLQLMQIPGSGGDNRTNEISEISRSLKALAKEFNCPVVALSQLNRSLEQRPNKRPINSDLRESGAIEQDADVIMFVYRDEVYHPETEHKGIAEIIIGKQRNGPIGTSRLAFIGKYTRFENLAPGSYNFDDE; from the coding sequence ATGAACGATATCTCCGCCCCTGAGCAATACGATCTGCAAACCGCTGCCCTGAAGGTGCCGCCACATTCCATCGAGGCCGAACAGGCCGTACTCGGTGGTCTGATGCTGGACAACAACGCCTGGGAACGTGTGCTCGATCAGGTCTCGGACGGCGATTTCTATCGTCATGATCACCGTTTGATCTTCCGTGCGATCGCCAAACTGGCCGATCAGAACTCCCCGATCGACGTCGTGACCCTTGCCGAGCAATTGGACAAGGAAGGTCAGACGTCCCAGGTCGGTGGCCTCGGTTACTTGGGTGAGCTGGCGAAAAACACGCCGTCCGTCGCCAACATCAAGGCCTATGCGCAAATCGTTCGTGCGCGGGCGACGTTGCGGCAGTTGATCGGCATCGCCACCGAAATCGCCGACAGCGCCTTCAACCCGGAAGGCCGTACGGCTGAAGAAATTCTCGACGAAGCCGAACGACAGATCTTCCAGATCGCCGAGGCCCGGCCAAAAACCGGCGGCCCGGTGAGCGTGAATGACCTGCTGACCAAGGCTATCGACCGCATCGACACTTTGTTCAACACCGACAACGCCATCACCGGCCTGTCCACCGGTTACACCGATCTCGACGAGAAGACCAGCGGCTTGCAGCCTTCCGACCTGATCATCGTCGCCGGCCGTCCGTCCATGGGTAAAACCACCTTCGCGATGAACCTGGTGGAAAACGCCGTGTTGCGCAGCGACAAGTGCGTACTGGTTTACTCGCTGGAGATGCCAGGCGAATCGCTGATCATGCGTATGCTTTCGTCCCTTGGGCGTATCGACCAGACCAAGGTCCGGGCCGGTCGCCTGGATGACGACGATTGGCCACGCCTGACCTCGGCGGTCAACCTGCTGAACGATCGTAAGCTGTTCATCGACGACACAGCCGGTATCAGCCCGTCAGAAATGCGTGCGCGGACCCGTCGCTTGGTGCGTGAGCACGGCGACGTAGCCCTGATCATGATCGACTACCTCCAGCTGATGCAGATTCCAGGTTCCGGCGGCGACAACCGGACCAACGAGATCTCCGAGATCTCCCGTTCCTTGAAAGCCCTCGCCAAGGAGTTCAACTGCCCGGTAGTGGCGCTGTCCCAGCTCAACCGCTCCCTGGAGCAGCGACCGAACAAACGCCCGATCAACTCCGACTTGCGGGAATCCGGAGCGATCGAGCAGGATGCTGACGTGATCATGTTCGTGTACCGAGATGAGGTGTACCACCCGGAAACCGAGCATAAAGGCATCGCCGAGATCATCATCGGCAAGCAGCGGAACGGCCCGATCGGCACGTCACGACTAGCGTTCATCGGTAAATACACCCGCTTCGAAAACCTGGCGCCGGGCAGCTACAACTTCGACGACGAGTGA
- a CDS encoding YgiQ family radical SAM protein, whose protein sequence is MQAAKPLFDYPKYWAECFGPAPFLPMSREEMDQLGWDSCDIIIVTGDAYVDHPSFGMAIIGRLLEAQGFRVGIIAQPNWQSKDDFMKLGEPNLFFGVAAGNMDSMINRYTADKKIRSDDAYTPGGLAGKRPDRASLVYSQRCKEAYKNVPIVLGGIEASLRRIAHYDYWQDRVRNSILIDACADILLYGNAERAIVEVAQRLSYGHKIEDITDVRGTAFIRRDTPKDWYEVDSTRIDRPGKVDKIINPYVNTQDTQACAIEQEKGPVEDPSEAKVVQILASPKMTRDKTVIRLPSVEKVRGDAVLYAHANRVLHLETNPGNARALVQKHGEVDVWFNPPPIPMTTEEMDYVFGMPYARVPHPAYGKEKIPAYDMIRFSVNIMRGCFGGCTFCSITEHEGRIIQNRSEESIIREIEEIRDKVPGFTGVISDLGGPTANMYRIACKTPEIESACRKPSCVFPGICPNLNTDHSSLIQLYRSARALPGVKKILIASGLRYDLAVESPEYVKELVTHHVGGYLKIAPEHTEEGPLNQMMKPGIGSYDKFKRMFEKYTKEAGKEQYLIPYFIAAHPGTTDEDMMNLALWLKGNGFRADQVQAFYPSPMATATAMYHSGKNPLRKVTYKSDGVTIVKSEEQRRLHKAFLRYHDPKGWPMLREALTRMGRADLIGPGKNQLIPLHQPATDSYQSARRKNSTPAGSHKVAGEKTTKILTQHTGLPPRASDGGNPWDKREQAKAAAFARNQQAAKERKDAAKGKGPKPARKPVVPR, encoded by the coding sequence ATGCAAGCAGCCAAGCCGTTATTTGACTATCCCAAGTACTGGGCCGAATGTTTCGGGCCAGCGCCATTCCTGCCGATGAGCAGGGAGGAGATGGATCAGCTTGGCTGGGATTCCTGCGACATCATCATCGTCACCGGTGATGCCTACGTCGACCACCCGTCGTTCGGCATGGCGATCATCGGCCGACTGCTGGAGGCCCAGGGCTTCCGCGTCGGGATCATCGCGCAGCCGAACTGGCAGTCCAAAGACGACTTCATGAAGCTCGGCGAGCCGAACCTGTTCTTCGGCGTCGCGGCCGGCAACATGGACTCGATGATCAATCGCTATACCGCCGACAAGAAAATCCGTTCCGACGACGCCTACACCCCCGGTGGCCTGGCGGGCAAACGTCCGGACCGCGCGAGCCTGGTTTACAGCCAGCGCTGCAAGGAAGCCTACAAGAACGTGCCGATCGTGCTCGGTGGCATTGAAGCTTCCCTGCGCCGCATCGCCCACTACGATTACTGGCAGGACCGAGTGCGCAACTCGATCCTGATCGACGCCTGTGCTGACATTCTGCTCTACGGCAACGCCGAGCGTGCGATCGTCGAAGTCGCCCAGCGTCTGTCCTACGGTCACAAGATCGAAGACATCACTGACGTGCGCGGCACCGCGTTCATTCGTCGTGACACGCCCAAAGACTGGTACGAAGTCGATTCCACGCGCATCGACCGTCCGGGCAAAGTCGACAAGATCATCAACCCGTACGTGAACACCCAGGACACGCAGGCCTGCGCCATCGAGCAGGAAAAAGGTCCGGTTGAAGACCCGAGCGAAGCAAAGGTCGTGCAGATCCTGGCCAGCCCGAAGATGACTCGCGACAAAACCGTGATTCGTCTGCCATCGGTTGAGAAAGTCCGTGGCGACGCGGTGCTTTACGCCCACGCCAACCGCGTGTTGCACCTGGAAACCAACCCGGGCAACGCCCGTGCGCTGGTGCAGAAGCATGGCGAAGTCGACGTGTGGTTTAACCCACCACCGATTCCGATGACCACCGAAGAAATGGATTACGTGTTCGGCATGCCTTACGCACGGGTTCCGCACCCGGCGTACGGCAAGGAAAAGATTCCTGCCTACGACATGATCCGCTTCTCGGTGAACATCATGCGCGGCTGCTTCGGCGGCTGTACGTTCTGCTCGATCACCGAGCACGAAGGCCGGATCATCCAGAACCGTTCCGAAGAATCGATCATTCGCGAAATCGAAGAGATCCGCGATAAAGTCCCAGGCTTCACCGGTGTCATTTCCGACCTCGGCGGCCCGACCGCGAACATGTACCGCATCGCCTGCAAGACGCCGGAGATCGAGTCTGCGTGCCGCAAACCTTCGTGCGTGTTCCCCGGCATTTGCCCGAACCTGAACACCGATCACTCGTCGCTGATTCAGTTGTATCGCAGCGCCCGTGCCTTGCCGGGTGTGAAGAAGATCCTGATCGCTTCCGGCCTGCGTTATGACCTCGCGGTCGAGTCGCCGGAATACGTCAAGGAGCTGGTGACCCACCACGTCGGTGGTTACCTGAAGATCGCCCCGGAACACACCGAGGAAGGTCCGCTCAACCAGATGATGAAACCGGGCATCGGCAGCTATGACAAGTTCAAGCGCATGTTCGAGAAGTACACCAAGGAAGCCGGGAAAGAGCAGTACCTGATTCCGTACTTCATCGCTGCTCACCCGGGCACCACCGACGAAGACATGATGAACCTGGCCCTGTGGCTCAAGGGCAACGGTTTCCGTGCCGACCAGGTGCAGGCGTTCTACCCGTCGCCGATGGCCACCGCCACCGCGATGTACCACTCGGGCAAGAACCCGTTGCGCAAGGTCACTTACAAGAGTGACGGCGTGACCATCGTCAAGAGCGAAGAGCAGCGTCGTCTGCACAAGGCGTTCTTGCGTTATCACGACCCGAAAGGCTGGCCGATGCTGCGTGAAGCGCTGACCCGCATGGGCCGCGCCGACCTGATCGGGCCGGGCAAGAACCAGTTGATCCCGCTGCATCAGCCGGCGACCGACAGCTACCAGAGCGCCCGTCGCAAGAACTCGACACCGGCCGGCAGCCACAAAGTGGCCGGAGAAAAGACCACCAAGATCCTGACCCAGCACACTGGCTTGCCGCCGCGCGCCAGCGACGGCGGCAATCCGTGGGACAAGCGTGAACAGGCCAAGGCTGCGGCGTTTGCCCGCAATCAGCAGGCGGCCAAGGAGCGCAAGGACGCGGCCAAAGGCAAGGGACCGAAACCGGCCCGCAAGCCAGTCGTGCCGCGTTAA